One window from the genome of Podospora pseudocomata strain CBS 415.72m chromosome 1 map unlocalized CBS415.72m_1.2, whole genome shotgun sequence encodes:
- a CDS encoding uncharacterized protein (EggNog:ENOG503NVMT; COG:T): MKGCMLSFVVCGATGAQREDFDKVAELDVLEVEDDLQEYDAGRLRELQMELLELSFEDQWGTHLFQVREAAQTRALSFVRSSVSGVCCRARGFTKPMSRNNNAHSRETATRREGLSALAIDSSTISSVVSNVSARMKQSRWQILMPRIARLPTRLPPVMARKSTNPRPDYDLQLRGRTYPAAAGQGSVANSTSAVAATSNGGPKEQPILTLFPLEPQFGVGVDGTLMLLNQTPITAETNKLAGTLVSEYGLED; this comes from the exons ATGAAGGGCTGCATGCTTTCTTTCGTGGTATGTGGGGCTACGGGGGCGCAGAGGGAGGACTTTGACAAGGTGGCCGAGCTA GACgtgctggaggtggaggatgactTGCAAGAGTACGATGCTGGTCGGTTGAGGGAGTTGCAGATGGAGCTGTTGGAGCTATCGTTTGAAGACCAATGGGGCACGCATCTCTTCCAGGTCCGCGAGGCAGCTCAAACACGAGCGCTGTCGTTTGTCAGGAGCAGCGTATCCGGTGTCTGCTGCAGGGCTCGTGGTTTTACCAAGCCCATGtcccgcaacaacaacgcccacTCGAGAGAAACAGCTACCAGAAGAGAAGGTTTATCAGCCCTGGCG ATTGATTCGAGCACCATCAGCTCTGTCGTGTCGAATGTTTCCGCTCGAATGAAACAGAGCCGGTGGCAGATCCTGATGCCGCGGATAGCCCGGCTGCCAACTCGACTGCCTCCCGTCATGGCGCGCAAGTCCACAAACCCACGACCAGATTACGATTTACAGCTTCGTGGGAGGACATacccggcggcagcaggcCAGGGAAGCGTCGCGAACAGCACAAGCGCCGTGGCCGCCACCTCGAACGGGGGTCCAAAAGAACAGCCGATCCTGACGCTGTTCCCGCTGGAACCACAGTTTGGCGTCGGAGTGGACGGGACGCTCATGTTGTTGAATCAGACGCCGATCACGGCCGAGACGAACAAGCTGGCAGGGACGTTGGTGAGCGAGTACGGGTTGGAAGATTAG
- a CDS encoding uncharacterized protein (EggNog:ENOG503NVMT; COG:T) has protein sequence MDQADIPCAPLPPYSCLGRGRRPQMAVFKLQSSINDPAFADVFISSGGRVILRRPIMTTGGQHPRLLPPGSLPPVGGRHGLGYIRGCRGGGAGGEGCGVGGDEPVGEYPARGDEYTGGEWWGINLDRGQKGLCRGRLFGFRALKPAVAVYPQFFELVIQQLQSADHALCANALGLINALVRDAVVNDVASGTVAAGGQKGNGGGRRGRGEDWSFAEEVEEVRVDLERPEHRRALKGLHLASAPDRRHVNGVGGVWWCRFRRSRGGTAGQSGTVTTTTTTRKTSRKHNPEKWERLGFETESPAAEFETAGVLGNGFDGLREEERGWVSKLLLEQSTHPLNERCPVARASLAVTMILYDHFEVDKV, from the exons ATGGACCAAGCAGACATCCCCTGcgctcctctcccgccttACTCATGCCTCGGACGAGGACGCCGCCCGCAAATGGCCGTCTTCAAGCTCCAATCCAGCATCAACGACCCGGCCTTTGCCGACGTGTTTATATCCTCTGGTGGTCGGGTCATCCTCCGCCGACCGATCATGACAACGGGGGGGCAACACCCTCGCTTACTCCCTCCAGGCTCTCTCCCGCCTGTTGGAGGCAGACATGGGCTGGGATATATTCGAGGGTGCCGGGGcgggggagctggtggagagggctgtggagttggtggtgacgaacCCGTTGGTGAATATCCTGCGAGGGGCGATGAGTATACTGGTGGGGAGTGGTGGGGCATCAACCTGGACAGGGGGCAAAAGGGGTTGTGCCGGGGACGTTTGTTTGGGTTCCGGGCGTTGAAGCCGGCCGTGGCGGTTTATCCACAGTTCTTCGAGCTGGTGATTCAGCAGTTGCAGAGTGCGGATCACGCGCTTTGTGCGAATGCTTTGGGGTTGATTAATGCGCTTGTTAGGGATGCGGTGGTTAATGATGTTGCTAGTGGGACGGTGGCTGCCGGGGGGCAAAAGGGGAAcggcggcgggaggagggggaggggggaggattggA GTTTTGCtgaggaagtggaggaggtgagggttgatCTTGAGAGGCCGGAGCACAGGCGGGCGTTGAAGGGGTTGCATTTGGCGAGTGCGCCGGATCGGAGGCATGTtaatggggttgggggggtgtggtggtgccgaTTCCGCCGCAGCAGGGGAGGGACAGCTGGGCAGTCGGGGACGGTGACTACCACTACCACTACGAGAAAGACGAGCAGGAAGCACAACCCggagaagtgggagaggttggggtttgagACGGAGAGCCCGGCGGCCGAGTTCGAGACGGCGGGGGTTTTGGGCAATGGATTTGACGGATTGCGTGAGGAAGAACGAGGATGGGTTTCAAAGTTGTTGCTGGAGCAGTCGACGCACCCGCTGAATGAACGGTGTCCGGTTGCGAGGGCGAGTTTGGCCGTGACGATGATCTTGTATGATCACTTTGAGGTGGACAAAGTCTGA